Proteins found in one Agaribacterium sp. ZY112 genomic segment:
- a CDS encoding enoyl-CoA hydratase-related protein, with the protein MKDSAVIETKSKPLLITRQQGACLVVSLNRPDKKNALNQAMYEQLIQAMDRAEAEVSICCMLLTTSSEHFCSGNDLSDFLAVEFKTADVLLGPKSSNALIRFLYRYRDFPKTKLVAVQGLVIGIGATLLLHSDLIFADYSATFSMPFVKLGLCPEYASSYLLPKLVGQQRAYALLILGQCFSAEQALRWGLVNDLSGSAQTAALNAAKQIENLSFTALYGSNKLLRAANASAIDQAMGLEINQFVELLASKGFKDKAAEFLAKH; encoded by the coding sequence ATGAAAGACAGCGCCGTCATTGAAACTAAGAGCAAACCCTTACTCATCACCCGGCAGCAAGGTGCATGTCTTGTTGTGTCTTTAAATCGTCCTGATAAGAAAAATGCCTTAAATCAAGCCATGTATGAGCAATTGATTCAGGCAATGGACAGGGCTGAAGCCGAAGTCTCTATTTGTTGCATGTTATTAACGACAAGCAGTGAACACTTTTGTTCTGGCAATGACCTTAGTGATTTTCTCGCTGTTGAATTTAAAACCGCAGATGTGCTCTTAGGGCCAAAGTCTAGTAATGCCTTAATTCGCTTCCTTTACCGCTATCGAGACTTCCCTAAAACAAAACTTGTAGCCGTGCAGGGGCTTGTTATTGGGATAGGGGCAACGTTGTTATTACACAGCGATCTTATTTTTGCTGATTATTCAGCGACCTTTTCTATGCCTTTTGTAAAGCTTGGGCTCTGCCCTGAATACGCATCCTCTTATTTATTGCCCAAATTAGTTGGCCAGCAAAGAGCCTACGCACTGTTAATACTTGGGCAGTGTTTTAGTGCCGAGCAAGCCTTAAGGTGGGGGCTGGTTAATGATCTATCCGGCAGCGCTCAGACAGCTGCTTTGAACGCAGCTAAACAGATAGAAAACCTAAGCTTCACGGCGTTATATGGCTCAAATAAATTGTTGAGAGCGGCCAATGCAAGTGCCATTGATCAAGCCATGGGCTTGGAAATAAATCAGTTTGTTGAGCTGCTAGCAAGTAAGGGCTTTAAGGATAAAGCCGCCGAGTTTTTAGCTAAACACTAA
- the argS gene encoding arginine--tRNA ligase codes for MNIRTLLQQRVRAAMTAAGVPEECSAPIAPSKNAKFGDYQANGAMAAAKAMKSKPRELAEKICEQLDLDDIAEHIEIAGPGFINIHLKASWLANSLQKAGDDNKLDVAIAANERVVLDYSSPNLAKEMHVGHLRSTIIGDAIARTLEFVGADVVRQNHVGDWGTQFGMLIAELEDKLEEGAEASLALQDLELFYQAAKKRFDAEAEFADRARDYVVQLQSGNERVLKLWQLFRDVSLSHSAAIYKKLNVTLNDKDIHGESAFNEDLAVLVKELQELGLAVEDQGAQVCFLEELADKEGNPSPVIVQKKDGGFLYATTDLAALRYRTHKLKAERIQIFTDDRQSLHLKQVFTLARKAKFIQEPCKLEHRAFGKMLGKDGKPFKTRTGGTVKLAELLDEAIEKAAEVVKSKNPKLSAEQMAEVSRKVGIGAVKYADLSKTRTNDYVFDWDSMLSFEGNTGPYLQYAYTRIASVFRKAELDINSFSSEIVLGAEQEKALALKLMRFSEVLEQIVEDAYPHVLCTYLYELASLFSSFYEACPILKDEVSDTERNSRLMLSKATARTLSQGLDLLGIEVMEQM; via the coding sequence ATGAATATTCGCACTCTACTGCAACAACGTGTTCGCGCCGCCATGACCGCCGCAGGCGTTCCCGAAGAATGCAGTGCACCTATAGCACCCAGCAAGAACGCTAAGTTTGGTGACTACCAAGCCAATGGTGCCATGGCTGCTGCCAAGGCGATGAAAAGCAAGCCTCGTGAGCTCGCCGAGAAGATCTGTGAACAACTCGATCTTGATGACATTGCCGAGCATATCGAGATCGCAGGTCCAGGTTTTATCAATATTCATTTAAAAGCAAGCTGGCTTGCCAATTCTTTACAAAAAGCGGGCGACGATAACAAGCTTGATGTCGCTATCGCTGCTAACGAGCGTGTTGTTCTCGACTACAGCTCACCAAATCTAGCGAAAGAGATGCACGTAGGCCACCTTCGCTCAACCATTATTGGTGATGCCATTGCCCGCACCTTAGAGTTTGTAGGCGCGGATGTCGTTAGGCAGAATCACGTTGGTGACTGGGGCACTCAGTTCGGCATGCTTATCGCTGAATTAGAAGACAAACTTGAAGAAGGCGCTGAAGCGAGCTTGGCGCTACAAGACTTAGAACTATTCTACCAAGCGGCCAAAAAGCGCTTTGATGCCGAAGCCGAGTTTGCCGATCGTGCACGCGACTATGTTGTGCAATTACAAAGTGGCAACGAGCGTGTCTTAAAGCTATGGCAACTATTTCGCGACGTATCCCTCTCTCACAGCGCCGCTATTTATAAAAAATTAAACGTCACCTTAAATGATAAAGACATTCACGGTGAAAGTGCTTTTAACGAGGATTTAGCGGTCTTAGTTAAAGAGTTACAAGAACTTGGTTTAGCTGTTGAAGACCAAGGCGCACAAGTGTGTTTCTTAGAGGAGTTAGCTGATAAAGAAGGCAACCCTAGCCCTGTTATTGTCCAGAAAAAAGACGGTGGTTTTTTATATGCCACCACGGACTTAGCCGCCCTTCGCTATCGCACTCATAAGCTTAAAGCAGAGCGTATTCAAATTTTTACTGACGACCGCCAAAGCCTGCATTTAAAACAGGTTTTCACTCTGGCTCGCAAAGCTAAGTTTATCCAAGAGCCTTGCAAGTTAGAGCACCGCGCTTTTGGTAAAATGCTAGGCAAAGATGGCAAGCCTTTTAAAACACGCACCGGCGGCACCGTTAAACTTGCTGAGTTACTAGACGAGGCCATCGAAAAAGCAGCTGAAGTAGTAAAGAGCAAAAACCCTAAGCTCAGTGCAGAGCAAATGGCAGAGGTGAGTCGTAAGGTCGGTATTGGTGCGGTTAAATACGCAGACTTAAGTAAAACACGCACGAATGACTATGTATTTGACTGGGACAGTATGCTGAGTTTTGAAGGCAATACTGGGCCTTATTTACAATACGCTTATACACGTATCGCCAGTGTTTTTCGCAAAGCAGAATTAGACATTAATAGTTTCTCATCTGAAATTGTATTGGGCGCCGAGCAAGAAAAGGCCTTAGCCTTAAAACTCATGCGCTTTTCTGAAGTACTTGAACAGATCGTAGAAGACGCCTACCCCCATGTCTTATGTACCTACTTATATGAATTAGCTAGCTTGTTTTCAAGCTTTTACGAAGCCTGCCCTATTCTAAAAGATGAGGTCAGCGACACTGAGCGCAACTCGCGCCTGATGCTAAGTAAAGCCACAGCTCGCACCCTAAGCCAAGGTTTGGATTTATTGGGTATTGAAGTGATGGAGCAGATGTAA
- the dinG gene encoding ATP-dependent DNA helicase DinG gives MLGDDVKRTIQKAYTQFLEAKELKPRYGQKLMVAEIARTLGNIDLDDEGHNITEKNISVVEAGTGTGKTVAYLLASIPLAAHYDKTLVLSTATIALQEQVLHKDLPDLLRQSGLKFSFCLAKGRGRYLCLNKLERVVSDIEDSAAAMYEDEIIAVSSSDKVLYQKMMDKCADGHWDGDRDSWETELDATTWSRVTTDHRQCLGRKCPNIRDCAFYNARAAMDEADVIVANHDLVLADLALGGGAILPAPENSIYVFDEGHHLPDKALSHFASHSRYRGTIRWLGQSEGQWPKQIKAVEELSHFVQLAQPLESRFKECRTIFEEALPLVRDICEDIDVDQYSPRLRFEKGEVREELQEFARKASRALAALHELLEKLHKEIDTLINEESRAVPAQAMETMLNILGSSVSRAEASLSLWQSYKETSFDEKAPWARWVTLHTDSEPLDYEFVSSPVLASGLLNKGLWSRCCGAVVTSATIRALNKFDRFKLRAGLFDNASFEAVPSPFDFSRGELIIPNEAVEANRSFEHTQSLVELLPEIIDKKEGTLVLFSSHAQMSQVYDSMPADINELIHCQGHESKQRMIESHKKRIDRGLGSIIWGLSSFAEGVDLPGDYCKHVIIAKLPFSVPDEPLDAAYSEWIEARGGNAFMEVTVPDASIRLVQACGRLLRTEADSGRISILDKRLISKRYGSAITNSLPPFSRHF, from the coding sequence ATGCTCGGTGATGACGTAAAGCGCACGATACAAAAAGCCTATACCCAGTTTTTAGAAGCTAAAGAACTTAAGCCCCGCTATGGGCAAAAGCTTATGGTGGCCGAGATTGCTCGCACGCTTGGCAATATCGACCTAGATGACGAAGGTCATAACATCACCGAAAAAAACATCTCGGTTGTTGAAGCTGGTACTGGTACTGGTAAAACCGTTGCGTATTTATTAGCGTCTATCCCTCTTGCTGCGCACTACGATAAAACCCTGGTACTTTCTACGGCAACGATTGCTCTGCAAGAGCAAGTTTTGCACAAAGATCTTCCCGATTTATTAAGACAAAGCGGCTTAAAGTTTAGTTTTTGCTTAGCGAAAGGCCGTGGCCGTTATTTATGTTTAAATAAATTAGAGCGAGTTGTTAGCGATATTGAAGACAGCGCAGCAGCGATGTACGAAGATGAAATCATCGCCGTCAGTTCGAGTGACAAAGTACTTTATCAAAAAATGATGGATAAATGTGCCGATGGTCACTGGGATGGTGATAGGGACAGTTGGGAAACTGAACTTGATGCCACAACATGGTCTCGTGTCACCACCGATCATCGTCAATGTCTAGGTCGTAAATGCCCCAATATCCGCGATTGTGCTTTTTATAATGCTCGGGCTGCCATGGATGAGGCCGATGTTATTGTGGCTAATCACGATCTTGTATTAGCTGATTTGGCCCTAGGCGGTGGTGCAATTTTACCAGCACCGGAAAACAGTATTTATGTGTTTGATGAAGGCCACCATTTACCCGATAAAGCCCTGAGCCATTTTGCGAGCCACAGCCGTTATCGCGGTACGATACGTTGGTTGGGGCAAAGTGAGGGGCAATGGCCAAAACAAATAAAAGCGGTAGAAGAGTTAAGCCATTTTGTTCAACTTGCTCAGCCTTTAGAATCACGTTTTAAAGAATGCCGAACTATTTTTGAAGAAGCTTTACCTTTAGTGCGTGATATTTGTGAAGATATTGATGTTGACCAATACAGCCCACGCCTGCGTTTTGAAAAAGGCGAGGTAAGAGAAGAGCTACAAGAGTTCGCTCGTAAAGCTAGCCGAGCATTAGCGGCTTTACATGAGTTGCTTGAGAAGCTGCATAAAGAAATCGATACGCTTATTAATGAAGAAAGTCGTGCGGTTCCTGCTCAAGCAATGGAGACGATGTTAAATATACTTGGCAGCTCCGTATCTAGAGCCGAAGCGAGTTTATCTTTGTGGCAAAGTTACAAAGAAACAAGCTTTGATGAAAAAGCCCCTTGGGCGCGTTGGGTAACCTTGCATACAGACAGTGAACCGCTTGATTATGAATTTGTTTCAAGCCCAGTATTGGCATCGGGCTTGTTAAATAAAGGCTTGTGGTCACGTTGCTGTGGTGCTGTAGTGACCTCGGCGACAATACGTGCACTTAATAAATTTGATCGCTTTAAACTGCGTGCGGGCTTGTTTGATAATGCCTCTTTTGAGGCCGTTCCTAGCCCGTTTGATTTTTCTCGTGGCGAATTAATTATTCCTAATGAGGCTGTTGAGGCCAATCGCAGTTTTGAACATACACAGAGTTTAGTTGAGCTATTACCCGAGATTATTGATAAGAAAGAGGGCACCTTAGTCCTGTTTTCATCACATGCTCAAATGTCACAAGTTTATGATTCTATGCCGGCTGATATAAACGAGCTTATCCATTGTCAGGGCCATGAAAGCAAGCAGCGTATGATCGAAAGCCATAAAAAGCGTATCGATCGTGGTCTGGGCAGTATTATTTGGGGGCTTTCGTCGTTTGCAGAGGGTGTTGATTTACCGGGAGATTATTGCAAGCACGTTATTATTGCCAAACTGCCTTTTTCAGTTCCGGATGAGCCTTTAGATGCTGCTTATTCTGAATGGATTGAAGCGCGTGGTGGCAATGCGTTTATGGAAGTGACGGTGCCGGATGCCTCTATACGCTTGGTGCAAGCTTGCGGTCGTTTATTGCGAACGGAAGCCGATAGCGGCCGTATTTCTATTTTAGATAAGCGCTTAATTAGTAAGCGTTATGGCTCGGCGATTACAAATTCCCTGCCGCCTTTTAGTCGCCACTTTTAA
- a CDS encoding 1-acyl-sn-glycerol-3-phosphate acyltransferase: MSNFDEIRPYNDDEVAEVIARLLQDREFLDAILRVKLGPVALKFASILRPLVRYKLKQAASKIHSVSDLQAEIEGYLVKALDESSSSLTVSGLELLDNKQSYLFISNHRDIAMDPAVVNLALYRAGFGTLRIAIGDNLLTKPFASDLMRLNKSFIVNRSATKPREKLKAAKLLSAYIQHSVANDGENVWIAQREGRAKDGKDRTNSAIISMLSLSKSKGQALAEFIEQSRIVPVTISYEYDPCDADKARELYLKDAQGAYEKGEQEDVQSIARGITGFKGHIHVAFGQPLAGDYEDSEAVTAELDKQILSNYRLQASNAIAYELLESEAPKVKVGAGSKTFSEQDLSRERQVFNARLATIPTEQQATFLASYANPVRDRLAAE, from the coding sequence ATGTCCAATTTTGATGAAATTCGTCCTTACAACGATGATGAAGTTGCTGAAGTCATTGCTCGGCTATTACAGGATCGCGAATTTCTAGATGCTATTCTACGCGTCAAATTAGGCCCTGTGGCACTTAAATTTGCATCAATATTGCGCCCTTTAGTTCGTTATAAGCTAAAGCAGGCGGCAAGTAAGATTCACAGTGTGAGTGATTTACAAGCCGAAATTGAAGGTTATTTAGTTAAAGCACTCGATGAAAGCAGCAGCAGTTTGACTGTTTCAGGCTTAGAGCTACTCGATAATAAACAAAGCTATTTGTTTATTAGTAACCATCGCGATATCGCGATGGACCCAGCCGTTGTAAATCTTGCCCTATATCGCGCAGGCTTTGGCACTTTGCGTATTGCGATTGGCGATAACCTGCTAACTAAACCGTTTGCTAGTGATTTAATGCGACTTAATAAAAGTTTTATCGTTAATCGTTCAGCGACTAAGCCTCGTGAAAAACTAAAAGCGGCTAAGTTGCTCTCTGCCTATATTCAACATTCCGTTGCCAATGATGGTGAGAATGTATGGATCGCTCAACGTGAAGGTCGAGCAAAGGATGGTAAAGACAGAACCAACTCAGCCATTATTAGCATGTTGTCTTTAAGCAAAAGTAAAGGCCAAGCCTTAGCTGAGTTTATTGAGCAAAGCCGTATCGTACCGGTTACCATCAGTTATGAATACGACCCTTGTGATGCGGATAAGGCGCGTGAGCTGTATTTAAAAGATGCCCAAGGAGCTTATGAAAAAGGTGAGCAAGAAGACGTACAAAGTATTGCCCGCGGTATTACTGGTTTTAAAGGGCATATTCACGTTGCTTTTGGTCAGCCTTTAGCTGGTGATTATGAAGACTCTGAAGCGGTGACCGCCGAGCTCGATAAACAAATCCTAAGCAACTATCGTTTGCAGGCAAGCAATGCAATTGCTTACGAATTACTTGAATCTGAAGCGCCAAAGGTCAAGGTGGGTGCAGGCTCCAAGACCTTTTCGGAGCAAGACTTAAGCCGTGAAAGACAAGTATTTAATGCTCGTTTAGCAACCATTCCCACTGAACAGCAAGCTACTTTTTTGGCCAGTTATGCTAACCCTGTTCGCGATAGACTCGCGGCGGAATAG
- a CDS encoding diguanylate cyclase yields the protein MNILLVEDSATVRRAMQSHITVAGHQCVTVESGEQAMQILDPDLIDMIIIDVQMPGLDGFETTRLIREQFAELWIPIIFVTGDSDEQSFKKGIEVGGDDYLIKPISPVILQAKIKAMQRLVNMRDQMHKMNKKLRELGDRDGLTGLFNRRSFDQKAAEAWRHAARHKKAASILLIDIDHFKQYNQRYGHLAGDECLKAVAKCVSELTNRSDDISARYSSEQFIILLPETDFDGAEHLAETLRESVERLDIRHGISSTRALTVSIGGASLHYTTGCQVSTLINSAQKSLRESKYNGRNCAHVTDYNNLHSALMIEHDMDMKDEIIPLLQGHCEITEQKHANSPDAEAINNKPELVILTIENELDVSIVLYKKLKESTMVAEAPLLVLSPLGADRLKRLSLSLGAKSYLSTPLDQHQLIARIDEILLKPAYT from the coding sequence ATGAATATCTTACTAGTAGAAGACAGCGCCACGGTACGTAGGGCCATGCAAAGCCACATCACTGTTGCAGGGCACCAATGCGTAACTGTCGAAAGTGGTGAGCAAGCGATGCAAATACTTGATCCCGATCTTATCGACATGATCATTATTGATGTGCAGATGCCTGGCTTAGATGGCTTTGAAACCACACGTTTAATTCGTGAGCAATTCGCAGAACTCTGGATTCCGATAATTTTTGTTACCGGAGACAGCGACGAGCAAAGCTTTAAGAAAGGCATCGAAGTGGGCGGTGATGATTATCTGATTAAACCCATAAGCCCGGTTATTCTACAAGCCAAAATTAAAGCGATGCAGCGTTTGGTCAATATGCGCGACCAAATGCATAAAATGAACAAAAAGCTACGTGAACTGGGTGATAGAGACGGTTTAACGGGCCTGTTTAACCGCCGAAGCTTCGATCAAAAAGCTGCTGAAGCGTGGCGTCACGCAGCTAGACACAAAAAAGCGGCGAGTATTCTTCTTATCGATATTGATCACTTTAAGCAATACAACCAACGCTATGGCCACCTTGCTGGCGATGAATGCCTCAAGGCTGTAGCCAAATGTGTGTCTGAACTCACCAATCGCAGTGACGACATTAGCGCACGCTACAGTAGCGAGCAATTTATTATCTTATTACCAGAAACCGACTTTGATGGCGCTGAGCACCTTGCTGAAACATTGAGGGAGTCGGTAGAACGCTTAGATATTCGCCACGGCATCTCAAGCACTCGAGCCCTCACAGTCAGTATTGGCGGCGCTAGCTTGCACTACACCACGGGCTGTCAGGTATCGACATTGATCAACTCGGCACAGAAGTCGCTGCGCGAGAGTAAATACAACGGCCGTAATTGCGCACATGTAACAGATTATAACAACCTGCATAGCGCGCTCATGATTGAGCATGATATGGATATGAAGGATGAGATTATTCCATTGCTACAAGGGCACTGTGAAATCACAGAGCAAAAACATGCCAATAGCCCAGACGCTGAGGCAATTAATAATAAACCGGAACTGGTTATTTTGACTATCGAGAACGAGCTGGATGTCAGCATCGTGCTCTACAAGAAGCTTAAAGAAAGTACGATGGTAGCAGAGGCTCCACTATTAGTTCTATCACCACTGGGAGCCGATAGACTCAAGCGCCTTAGCCTTTCACTCGGAGCAAAAAGCTACTTAAGTACGCCCTTAGATCAACACCAATTAATCGCGCGTATAGACGAGATTCTACTTAAGCCTGCTTACACATAG
- a CDS encoding EF-hand domain-containing protein yields MKIACSMLLGCFALSSQIWAEGLSAEDQRLLARYDANGDRAISTSEVEMKRKQVFTRLDSNLDGQVSFDEYELVDQQKRLPLLKARFDTLDSNQDGQVTAEEYASYLGSFSRLDQNKDGQISGSEIGGVDDKADKSSKNQADLCLLWLCVRKSIN; encoded by the coding sequence ATGAAGATAGCGTGTTCTATGCTCCTTGGCTGTTTTGCTCTAAGCAGTCAGATATGGGCAGAGGGATTAAGTGCTGAGGATCAGCGGTTGTTGGCTCGTTATGATGCCAATGGTGATAGAGCAATTAGTACAAGTGAAGTAGAGATGAAGCGCAAGCAAGTCTTTACTCGTCTCGATAGTAATCTCGATGGGCAAGTGAGTTTTGATGAATATGAGCTGGTAGACCAGCAAAAACGTCTGCCTTTGCTTAAAGCGCGTTTTGATACCCTAGACTCTAATCAGGATGGCCAAGTAACAGCGGAAGAATATGCCAGTTATCTTGGTAGCTTCTCTCGCTTAGATCAAAATAAAGATGGTCAAATAAGCGGCTCAGAAATTGGTGGTGTTGATGACAAAGCCGATAAGTCATCTAAAAATCAGGCCGATTTATGTTTGCTTTGGTTGTGTGTACGTAAAAGCATCAACTAG
- a CDS encoding aspartate carbamoyltransferase, with the protein MNFAGASILSVDQFERADIEKIFAVADKMEPYAKRQLVTRVLEGAILGNMFFEPSTRTRVSFGCAFNLLGGEVRETTGFKSSAIAKGESLYDTARVLSGYSDVICMRHPESGSVGEFAAASRVPVVNGGDGANEHPSQALLDLYTIQKEVGRSLDGLRIAMIGDLKFGRTVHSLIRLLKLYRNIHVVLVSPAELSMPESYIEEMRLAGHSVEVSNELTDGIGSVDIVYSTRIQEERFESQEEADLYRGRFRLNQQIYTKYCQPNTVIMHPLPRDSRSGANELDNDLNQNPNLAIFRQADNGVLVRMALFALILDVADQVDKSAREVNWYHRRT; encoded by the coding sequence GTGAATTTTGCCGGTGCAAGTATTTTATCTGTGGATCAGTTTGAGCGCGCAGATATTGAAAAGATTTTTGCGGTTGCTGACAAAATGGAGCCTTATGCCAAGCGGCAGCTGGTTACACGCGTTCTTGAGGGCGCCATTCTTGGAAATATGTTCTTTGAACCCAGCACTCGAACGCGCGTGAGTTTTGGTTGTGCGTTTAACTTACTTGGTGGTGAAGTGCGCGAGACGACGGGCTTTAAGAGCTCAGCTATTGCCAAAGGTGAAAGCCTTTATGATACGGCTCGGGTTTTGAGTGGTTATAGTGATGTGATATGCATGCGCCACCCCGAGTCAGGCTCTGTTGGTGAATTTGCTGCGGCAAGCCGTGTTCCTGTGGTAAACGGTGGTGATGGTGCTAATGAGCATCCAAGCCAAGCGCTGCTCGATCTTTACACCATTCAAAAAGAAGTTGGCCGCAGTCTTGATGGCTTGCGAATTGCCATGATTGGCGATCTTAAATTTGGTCGCACTGTACACAGCCTCATTCGACTACTCAAACTTTATCGTAACATTCATGTTGTGTTGGTATCGCCGGCTGAGCTGAGCATGCCTGAATCCTACATTGAAGAGATGCGTTTGGCGGGCCATAGTGTGGAGGTGAGCAATGAGCTTACCGATGGTATTGGCAGCGTTGATATTGTCTATTCAACCCGTATTCAAGAAGAGCGCTTTGAGAGCCAAGAAGAGGCCGATTTGTATCGAGGGCGTTTTCGCTTAAACCAGCAGATTTATACAAAGTACTGCCAGCCTAATACCGTTATCATGCACCCACTTCCTAGAGACTCACGCTCTGGTGCTAATGAGCTAGACAACGATTTAAACCAAAACCCCAACTTAGCCATTTTCCGTCAAGCGGATAATGGTGTACTTGTCCGTATGGCCTTATTTGCTTTAATTTTAGATGTTGCAGATCAGGTTGATAAGAGTGCACGTGAGGTGAATTGGTATCATCGAAGAACCTAG
- a CDS encoding glutathione S-transferase family protein, producing the protein MITLYQMPVSHYCEKVRWALAYKRLPYRTKNLLPGLHARPVKKMTGQTAVPVLKDGCQILANSSDIISFLDDEYPRFSLTPDDSDLALQAKEWEAWADAEIAVNVRILAYYHLLDRPDLLKPMFCDRGPWYGRFYIDLTYEKVAAALRQGLQLNEQRVEKAKEALKLAIIKLKPYVESNSRLLGSDFSRADLAVAALLAPLFQPNKYDLMWPESMPVDFQRDVAEFESVKAWVLDTYQRYR; encoded by the coding sequence ATGATCACTTTATACCAAATGCCGGTGTCACATTACTGTGAGAAAGTACGCTGGGCGCTGGCTTATAAGCGGCTACCCTATCGCACTAAAAATCTATTGCCGGGCTTACATGCGCGCCCGGTTAAGAAGATGACGGGGCAAACAGCGGTGCCTGTGTTAAAAGATGGCTGCCAAATCTTGGCCAACTCATCAGATATTATTAGCTTTCTTGATGATGAATACCCTCGCTTTTCATTAACCCCAGATGATTCAGACCTCGCCTTACAGGCAAAAGAGTGGGAAGCATGGGCGGATGCAGAGATAGCCGTTAATGTCCGTATTTTGGCTTATTATCATTTGTTAGATAGGCCTGATTTACTCAAGCCTATGTTTTGCGATAGAGGGCCGTGGTATGGCCGTTTTTATATCGATTTGACCTATGAGAAAGTAGCTGCCGCTTTACGTCAGGGCTTACAACTCAATGAGCAGCGAGTAGAAAAAGCAAAAGAGGCGCTTAAGCTGGCGATAATAAAGCTTAAGCCTTATGTCGAATCGAATAGCCGATTGCTTGGTTCTGACTTTAGTCGAGCGGATTTGGCTGTGGCCGCGTTGTTGGCCCCTTTGTTTCAGCCAAACAAATATGACCTTATGTGGCCTGAATCTATGCCGGTCGACTTTCAACGCGACGTGGCAGAGTTTGAGTCCGTTAAGGCTTGGGTGCTCGATACCTATCAGCGCTATCGTTAG
- the sbcB gene encoding exodeoxyribonuclease I: MATLYWHDYESWGANPAIDRPSQFAGVRTDKELNIIGEPLVLFCKPPEDILPHPEACLVTGISPQKAQEHGLNEAEFISAIHRELALPGTVGVGYNSLRFDDEMTRYTLFRNFYDPYEREWRNGNSRWDIIDMMRLVYALRPEGFEWPKVDGKPSFKLELLTAANGITHSAAHDAFSDVEATIALARLVKDKQPNLYDYLFEHRTKRAVSNMIDIRARKPLLHISSMFSTERGCAGLIVPLAAHPKNNNAVICYDLSVDPTSLDVLDAEAIRERIFSKQEDLPEGVQRLPIKLVHLNKCPVLLPTRMLNESHAERLGIDRHTCEAHWQRILPMELEYKLRQVFADSDFEGREDPEQQLYEGFISDVDKTLSRLLRDKGADAFDGRSWHFEDTRLNGFVNRYQARNHPETLSPEQRLAWLKFVKHRLQEGEPGLLSLSALELRVSELMLEREGDPRAQHILSELSAWADLKRQSYFS, translated from the coding sequence ATGGCAACTTTATATTGGCATGACTATGAAAGCTGGGGGGCAAATCCGGCAATCGATAGGCCTAGCCAATTTGCCGGTGTACGCACAGATAAAGAACTCAATATTATTGGTGAGCCTTTGGTGCTTTTTTGTAAGCCACCGGAAGATATATTACCACACCCAGAGGCCTGTCTAGTTACTGGTATTAGCCCGCAAAAGGCTCAAGAGCATGGGCTTAATGAGGCAGAATTTATTTCTGCTATTCATCGAGAGTTAGCTTTGCCCGGCACGGTTGGTGTGGGCTACAACAGCTTACGCTTTGATGATGAAATGACGCGCTACACCTTGTTTCGTAACTTTTATGACCCCTATGAGCGTGAGTGGCGTAATGGCAATAGCCGTTGGGATATTATTGATATGATGCGTCTGGTCTATGCCTTGCGGCCCGAGGGTTTTGAATGGCCTAAAGTTGATGGAAAACCGAGCTTTAAACTGGAGCTACTAACAGCCGCCAACGGCATTACACACAGCGCAGCTCATGATGCCTTTTCTGATGTTGAAGCAACCATTGCCTTGGCTCGCTTAGTGAAAGACAAGCAGCCGAATTTGTATGATTATTTGTTCGAGCATCGTACTAAGCGTGCGGTTAGTAACATGATTGATATTCGTGCGCGTAAGCCGCTCTTGCATATTAGTTCTATGTTCTCGACAGAGCGAGGTTGTGCAGGATTGATTGTACCGCTAGCTGCTCACCCTAAAAACAATAACGCCGTTATATGTTATGACTTAAGCGTCGACCCAACGTCTTTAGACGTGCTTGATGCAGAAGCTATACGTGAACGTATCTTTAGTAAACAAGAGGATTTACCTGAAGGTGTTCAGCGCTTGCCGATTAAATTGGTGCATTTAAATAAGTGCCCAGTATTGCTGCCTACTCGCATGTTGAACGAGTCTCACGCCGAGCGCTTGGGTATTGATAGGCATACCTGCGAAGCACATTGGCAGCGTATATTGCCGATGGAGCTTGAGTATAAATTACGCCAAGTGTTTGCAGATTCAGATTTCGAGGGGCGAGAAGACCCTGAGCAGCAGTTATATGAGGGTTTTATAAGTGATGTGGATAAAACCCTGTCTCGTTTGTTGAGAGACAAGGGAGCAGATGCCTTTGATGGCCGCTCTTGGCACTTTGAAGATACGCGCTTGAATGGCTTCGTAAACCGCTATCAGGCAAGGAACCACCCTGAAACCTTAAGCCCTGAGCAGCGTTTAGCTTGGTTGAAATTTGTGAAGCATAGACTGCAAGAGGGGGAGCCTGGCTTACTGAGTTTAAGTGCTTTGGAATTACGTGTTTCTGAATTAATGCTTGAGCGAGAGGGGGACCCGCGTGCGCAACACATACTTTCTGAACTTAGTGCTTGGGCGGATCTTAAAAGACAAAGCTATTTTTCTTAG